The Capsicum annuum cultivar UCD-10X-F1 chromosome 3, UCD10Xv1.1, whole genome shotgun sequence genomic sequence TACCTCTCTCcttcacctaaatcaattaaacAGAGAAACAGTTCTTGAATTTGGACACAATTCAAAGGTCGTGTCAAGGTAAGAGAGTGACAAGAAAGAGAGGAGATATATAGTACTGTACTTAGTATTTTGAAATAGGAAGTAATAGTTCAGTCACAAACCAGTAGGGACATTAGAAGCCAAATTTGATAGGACAAGTATGACAACAGCAAGAACTGCTATACCACCAGCATGGTCTATCTTGGCATATGGTTCCATAAAATCCCAGAAAGCACTTGGTATCCCTGTTCTGTTAAATCCGTCAACTGTGATAAACATACCACAGAAGAATATCAACAGTGAATAGGAGACCTGTAAAGTTGAATCAGCAGAATGaacaagtttttcttatgtttcaAATTCAATAGGAGTAACATACAATTAAACTAATATACTATAGCTGGTAATCTGTCTTACTTCAGAGGTTATGTATTTATGGATGACCTGATAGTGTAAAATTCTTATACACTGTCACTTCGTAGAAAAACTCTATATAAATAGGTGAAAAATGCGATTGTTGAACTTGACATGACAACATGAAGAAATGTAAACACAAGCCCAAAATACCTTTTCTAAGCATTCTCTAgcatctttgaaatcaagaaccaCAAGAGCAAGTGCCGCGGTGATAGCAGTCCATGACATATTCAAACCTATCAACAAAGATATTAACATCCCAATTGTAATAAGATAAACACATATTTTCCATAaccattttttccatttttcagaaaagtTGTGCTTTTCCTCATAAGATGTGAAATTTTGATCCTCACATCCATCGACAGATAAAATTCCCTTTGATGTCACATTCTTGTCCCTCATTTGAAGTGATCCATCATTTGCTGCTTCCATTGAGGCATTAGAATTCCTGCAAGAATCAAACACCCCGTTCGCATCCGTCTTGATTTCATTTTCATTAAAATTGTCTTGATTTTGATTACTAGTATTCATAGAATCAGCTGAAAACTGTTCCTGAGAATGTAAGGAATTAACATGTGACATTGTTGCTGGTGAAAAACGATGAGAGTCTACTTCTTCGTCGGAAACTAATTCTATTTCAGCATTTTCGACATCCTTCTGAACAGATAACGACTTCCAATACATGCAAAGCAACAATACAGCATTAACAACAACTCCAACAAGCATTGCAGGAAATACACCAAATAAAAACCTCCCAAAACTAATCTTGCTCAGTACTGCTATAACTAAGTTCTGAGGATTCCCAATAGGAGTTGCTGAAGATCCAATATTTGCACTTGACGCGAGAGCTAAAAGGAACGGATGGGGTGGGAGATTTTGTTGCCTCGCAATTTTCAGAACAAATTCAGTCAGTATAACACAAGAAGTATCATTTGTGAAAAAGGCACTCGAAATTGCAGCTATCAAACAGATTCTGCAGAGTAAATCCTTGGGTCCCCTGCTTTTCCAAGCCAGCAATTTTCCCAAGTACTTAAACATGTCTGCTCTTTCTAAGTAGATACTCACAACCATAGTTccaaagagaagacctaaaaTTGGAAGATCTATAGCAGCATATGCTTCATCGGGTGCCAATACTCGAAATATTACCATAAGATTAGCACCAAGTAGTGACCCTGCAGTCCTTCCAATAGGCATAAATGGAACAGCAGGAAATACTGCCAATATCCAAAATATTGCAAAGGCAATTGAACCAAGAATCACTCTATCGGTCGATGCC encodes the following:
- the LOC107863243 gene encoding silicon efflux transporter LSI2 isoform X2 encodes the protein MAMASTDRVILGSIAFAIFWILAVFPAVPFMPIGRTAGSLLGANLMVIFRVLAPDEAYAAIDLPILGLLFGTMVVSIYLERADMFKYLGKLLAWKSRGPKDLLCRICLIAAISSAFFTNDTSCVILTEFVLKIARQQNLPPHPFLLALASSANIGSSATPIGNPQNLVIAVLSKISFGRFLFGVFPAMLVGVVVNAVLLLCMYWKSLSVQKDVENAEIELVSDEEVDSHRFSPATMSHVNSLHSQEQFSADSMNTSNQNQDNFNENEIKTDANGVFDSCRNSNASMEAANDGSLQMRDKNVTSKGILSVDGCLNMSWTAITAALALVVLDFKDARECLEKVSYSLLIFFCGMFITVDGFNRTGIPSAFWDFMEPYAKIDHAGGIAVLAVVILVLSNLASNVPTVLLLGARVGASAATISAASEKKAWLILAWVSTVAGNLSLLGSAANLIVCEQAHRAQPSGYNLSLWTHLRFGVPSTLIVTAIGLTLIRD
- the LOC107863243 gene encoding silicon efflux transporter LSI2 isoform X1, with amino-acid sequence MAMASTDRVILGSIAFAIFWILAVFPAVPFMPIGRTAGSLLGANLMVIFRVLAPDEAYAAIDLPILGLLFGTMVVSIYLERADMFKYLGKLLAWKSRGPKDLLCRICLIAAISSAFFTNDTSCVILTEFVLKIARQQNLPPHPFLLALASSANIGSSATPIGNPQNLVIAVLSKISFGRFLFGVFPAMLVGVVVNAVLLLCMYWKSLSVQKDVENAEIELVSDEEVDSHRFSPATMSHVNSLHSQEQFSADSMNTSNQNQDNFNENEIKTDANGVFDSCRNSNASMEAANDGSLQMRDKNVTSKGILSVDGCEDQNFTSYEEKHNFSEKWKKWLWKICVYLITIGMLISLLIGLNMSWTAITAALALVVLDFKDARECLEKVSYSLLIFFCGMFITVDGFNRTGIPSAFWDFMEPYAKIDHAGGIAVLAVVILVLSNLASNVPTVLLLGARVGASAATISAASEKKAWLILAWVSTVAGNLSLLGSAANLIVCEQAHRAQPSGYNLSLWTHLRFGVPSTLIVTAIGLTLIRD